In a single window of the Bradyrhizobium sp. ORS 285 genome:
- a CDS encoding GNAT family N-acetyltransferase has translation MQTLYPAQKRHPVGTKALSANGVVVLGARRDGSLLGSVTLRPIAPGHAEIKRLFVREAARGCGLGRKLVTALEDEARTRGIDRISLEVGIRQPQAIQLYRSFGYQDCGPFGPYRADPLSLFMTRQLRRDLAIEQSA, from the coding sequence CTGCAAACGCTTTATCCTGCTCAAAAGCGGCACCCTGTCGGCACCAAAGCACTCTCGGCGAACGGAGTCGTCGTTCTCGGCGCGCGGCGCGACGGATCGCTGCTCGGCTCCGTCACCCTTCGGCCGATTGCTCCGGGACATGCTGAGATCAAGCGGCTGTTCGTGCGCGAAGCGGCACGCGGCTGCGGGCTCGGACGCAAGCTGGTCACGGCTCTGGAAGACGAAGCCCGAACCCGCGGGATCGACCGCATCAGTCTCGAAGTCGGCATCAGACAGCCGCAGGCGATCCAGCTCTATCGCAGCTTCGGCTATCAGGATTGCGGGCCTTTTGGCCCATACAGAGCCGATCCGCTCAGCCTTTTCATGACCAGACAGCTGCGGCGTGATCTCGCGATTGAACAATCAGCGTGA
- a CDS encoding acyl-CoA synthetase, giving the protein MGIPKGIHLLDRAIGSDYPTFASTADIRAFEQTPYGERIAAESTYEALKCGASANPDAPAIQFLQNADPADTPVVITYRDFIAKVTQAANMFHALGVGPDDVVSFMLPLVPEAFVTLFGAEAAGIANPVNPLLEPHQIAEILDAAKTKVLVALGPLPGTDIWQKVEKVRGSLKHLKAIVQVYGGGGDPANGIHAFNDLIKPQPGDHLVSGRRIKAGDTAAYFHTGGTTGTPKLVRHSHGNQVYQAWGVNLLLKAKPGGTLLFGMPLFHVGGSLTQALQTLSAGGSLVVLSGAGWRNPNAVRNIWGLVERFKPETLSSVPTVLAATLAVPQGSADISSLRYAAGGGSAIPVAVGQAIMDKLRLPVLEVYGMTETASVHTMAYADQPIRLGSVGLPLPYAKVRIVKLDADGRYERDCAVDEIGVVIMAGPGVFSGYLDDAHNKGAFVDGHWVNSGDLGRLDADGFLWITGRAKDLVIRGGHNIDPAPIEEILFQHPAVGFAAVVGQPDAYAGELPIGYVQLKPGASVQPGELEDWVRARTPERAAVPVQIIPIDPMPVTGVGKVFKPQLRWDAATRVFAKVLSQLTGRGVDCSVKVGAHGSHGSLATVTLRNVPAEQREAIENEVHTLLAPFVIRHEVVME; this is encoded by the coding sequence ATGGGTATTCCCAAGGGCATTCATCTGCTCGATCGCGCCATCGGCAGCGATTATCCGACATTCGCCAGCACGGCTGACATCCGCGCCTTCGAGCAGACGCCTTACGGCGAACGCATCGCCGCTGAGAGCACCTACGAGGCGCTGAAATGCGGGGCGTCTGCGAATCCGGATGCGCCGGCGATCCAGTTTCTGCAGAATGCCGATCCCGCCGATACGCCGGTCGTCATCACCTATCGCGATTTCATTGCGAAGGTGACGCAGGCCGCGAACATGTTTCATGCGCTCGGCGTCGGCCCCGACGACGTCGTCAGCTTCATGCTGCCTCTGGTGCCCGAAGCGTTCGTCACGCTGTTCGGCGCGGAAGCCGCGGGCATCGCCAACCCGGTCAATCCGCTGCTCGAGCCGCACCAGATCGCCGAGATTCTCGACGCCGCCAAGACCAAGGTGCTGGTGGCGCTCGGCCCCCTGCCCGGCACCGACATTTGGCAGAAGGTCGAGAAGGTGCGCGGCAGCCTGAAACACCTCAAGGCAATCGTGCAGGTCTATGGTGGCGGTGGTGATCCGGCCAACGGCATCCACGCCTTCAACGACTTGATCAAGCCGCAGCCTGGCGATCACCTCGTCAGCGGCCGGCGGATCAAGGCCGGCGACACCGCGGCCTATTTCCACACCGGCGGCACCACCGGTACGCCGAAGCTGGTGCGGCACAGCCATGGCAACCAGGTTTATCAGGCGTGGGGCGTCAACCTTCTCCTGAAGGCGAAGCCCGGCGGTACGCTGCTGTTCGGCATGCCGCTGTTTCATGTCGGCGGCTCGCTGACGCAGGCGTTGCAGACGCTGTCCGCGGGCGGCAGCCTCGTGGTGCTCTCCGGCGCGGGCTGGCGCAATCCGAATGCCGTGCGCAACATCTGGGGCCTGGTCGAGCGGTTCAAGCCGGAGACGCTGTCGAGCGTGCCGACGGTGCTCGCGGCAACCCTGGCGGTGCCCCAAGGCAGCGCCGATATCTCCAGCCTGCGATATGCGGCCGGCGGCGGCTCTGCGATTCCGGTCGCCGTCGGCCAGGCGATCATGGACAAGCTGAGACTGCCCGTGCTCGAGGTCTACGGCATGACCGAGACCGCGAGCGTCCACACCATGGCCTATGCGGACCAGCCGATCCGCCTCGGCTCGGTCGGCCTGCCGCTGCCCTACGCCAAGGTGCGCATCGTCAAGCTCGATGCCGACGGCCGCTACGAGCGCGACTGTGCCGTGGACGAGATCGGCGTGGTCATCATGGCCGGGCCTGGCGTGTTCTCCGGCTATCTTGATGACGCTCACAACAAGGGCGCCTTCGTCGACGGCCATTGGGTGAATTCCGGCGATCTCGGCCGTCTCGATGCCGACGGCTTCCTGTGGATCACCGGTCGCGCCAAGGACCTCGTCATCCGCGGTGGCCACAACATCGACCCGGCGCCGATCGAGGAGATCCTGTTCCAGCACCCCGCCGTCGGCTTCGCCGCGGTGGTCGGCCAGCCCGACGCCTACGCGGGCGAGCTGCCGATCGGCTATGTGCAGCTGAAGCCGGGTGCCTCCGTGCAGCCCGGCGAACTCGAGGATTGGGTGCGCGCGCGCACGCCGGAGCGCGCCGCAGTGCCGGTGCAGATCATCCCGATCGATCCGATGCCGGTGACCGGCGTGGGCAAGGTGTTCAAGCCGCAGCTGCGCTGGGACGCCGCGACGCGCGTGTTTGCCAAGGTGCTGTCGCAACTGACCGGCCGCGGCGTCGATTGCAGCGTCAAGGTCGGCGCCCACGGCAGCCATGGCAGCCTCGCCACGGTCACCCTCCGCAACGTGCCGGCGGAGCAACGCGAGGCGATCGAGAACGAGGTCCATACGCTGCTGGCGCCGTTCGTGATCCGGCACGAGGTGGTGATGGAGTGA
- a CDS encoding flavin-dependent oxidoreductase, which translates to MTDFPVLIAGGGIGGLATALTLQQIGVPCVVYESVREMRPLGVGINLQPNAVRELYDLGIGPDDLDQVGVPAKEWALVGLNGNDIYSEPRGLLAGYNWPQYAVHRGKLHMLLYGRLVQRAGAQTVRLGSRVSGYEKNADGTVTARIEHPDGSRSEQRGRLLIGADGIHSAVRAQMHPNQPPIHWGGAVMWRGVTWAKPMRTGSSFVGLGTHRHRVVVYPISHPDPKTGLALINWIAEVTMDNTEGWKQTGWFRQVPVSEFAHHFAGWTYDWLDVPALIAGADGAYENPMIDRDPVSTWVDGPVALMGDAAHAMYPTGSNGASQAIVDARMLGTMLLAHGVTPAALAAYDEKLCGPISAVILRNRGAGPFGLLNLVDERCGGKFTDIDEVVSPAERDAFMANYKKAAGFAIEQLNTAPRTIAEGAQVDAAKAA; encoded by the coding sequence ATGACCGACTTCCCTGTCCTCATCGCCGGCGGCGGCATTGGTGGCCTCGCGACCGCGCTCACCCTGCAGCAGATCGGCGTGCCCTGCGTGGTCTATGAGAGCGTGCGCGAGATGCGGCCGCTCGGGGTCGGCATCAACCTGCAGCCCAATGCGGTGCGCGAGCTCTATGACCTCGGCATCGGGCCTGATGATCTCGACCAGGTCGGCGTGCCTGCGAAGGAATGGGCGCTGGTCGGGCTGAACGGTAACGACATCTATTCCGAGCCGCGCGGCCTGCTCGCCGGCTACAACTGGCCGCAATATGCCGTGCATCGCGGCAAGCTGCATATGCTGCTGTACGGCCGGCTGGTGCAGCGTGCAGGCGCCCAGACGGTGCGGCTCGGCAGCCGCGTAAGCGGCTATGAGAAGAACGCGGACGGCACGGTGACGGCGCGCATCGAGCATCCCGATGGCTCGCGGTCCGAGCAGCGCGGACGGCTGCTGATCGGCGCCGACGGCATCCATTCGGCAGTACGCGCGCAGATGCACCCCAACCAGCCGCCGATCCATTGGGGCGGCGCGGTGATGTGGCGCGGGGTGACCTGGGCGAAGCCGATGCGCACCGGATCGTCCTTCGTTGGGCTCGGCACCCATCGCCACCGCGTCGTGGTCTATCCGATCTCGCATCCCGATCCGAAAACGGGACTGGCGCTGATCAACTGGATCGCGGAAGTCACGATGGACAACACCGAGGGCTGGAAGCAGACCGGCTGGTTCCGCCAAGTCCCGGTGAGCGAGTTCGCGCATCATTTCGCCGGCTGGACCTACGACTGGCTCGACGTCCCCGCGCTGATCGCCGGCGCCGACGGCGCCTATGAGAACCCGATGATCGACCGCGATCCGGTCTCCACCTGGGTGGACGGCCCCGTCGCGCTGATGGGCGACGCCGCGCATGCGATGTATCCGACCGGCAGCAACGGCGCGAGCCAGGCGATCGTCGACGCCCGCATGCTCGGCACCATGCTGCTGGCCCACGGCGTGACGCCGGCGGCGCTGGCGGCGTATGACGAGAAGCTGTGCGGGCCAATTTCGGCGGTCATCCTGCGCAATCGCGGCGCGGGGCCGTTCGGGTTGCTCAATCTGGTCGACGAGCGCTGCGGCGGCAAGTTCACGGACATTGACGAGGTGGTGTCGCCCGCGGAGCGCGATGCGTTCATGGCCAACTACAAGAAGGCCGCGGGCTTTGCGATCGAGCAGCTCAACACGGCGCCGCGGACGATTGCGGAAGGCGCACAGGTCGACGCAGCCAAGGCTGCATGA
- a CDS encoding MarR family winged helix-turn-helix transcriptional regulator, with protein MAKSPNPNTPLTEHLAYLLAQANREINRQLESRLSTEGVPVEQWRILKVLSDGEGHSMGDLAEAVLLNHPTLTKMIDRMVSDSLVYRRQDAHDRRKVLMFISDRGKALCKRLNSLAASQEAHILENYGDKATGELKRLLENLIDAAS; from the coding sequence GTGGCCAAATCGCCAAATCCCAACACGCCTCTCACCGAACATCTCGCTTATCTGCTCGCGCAGGCCAACCGGGAGATCAACCGGCAGCTGGAATCGCGCCTGAGCACGGAGGGCGTACCCGTCGAACAGTGGCGCATCCTGAAGGTGCTCTCCGACGGCGAGGGGCATTCGATGGGCGACCTCGCCGAGGCCGTGCTGCTGAACCATCCGACCCTGACCAAGATGATCGACCGCATGGTGTCGGACTCGCTGGTCTACCGCCGCCAGGACGCCCACGATCGCCGCAAGGTGCTGATGTTCATCAGCGACCGCGGCAAGGCGCTGTGCAAGCGCCTGAACTCGCTCGCCGCCAGCCAGGAGGCGCACATCCTGGAGAACTACGGCGACAAGGCCACGGGTGAGCTGAAGCGGCTGCTGGAAAATTTGATCGACGCGGCGAGCTGA